In the Desulfuromonas sp. DDH964 genome, AGCCTGACCCTCGGCTGGCGGCACTTCCAGGAGAGTGACGACCAGGCCCTGGTCTTCGGGGTGGCGCTCCCCCTTCCCCTCTTCAACTCGGGCCGGGAGGCGGTGGCCGCCGCCGGCAGCCGGTTGCAGGGCGAGCTGGCCCGGGCGCAGAGCGCCCGCAACCAGGCACGCCAGGAGCTGCGCAGCGCCTGGCAGGCCCTCGCCGATGCCCGGGCCGCGGCCGAGCTCTTTGCGCAGCAGATCGTCCCCGCTGCCGCCGAGAGCTTCGCCGCTGCCGATTTCGGCTATCGCGCCGGCAAGTTCAACCTGATCGAACTGCTCGACGCCCAACGGACCCTGTTCGAGGCGCGCCGGCGGCAGCTTGAAGCGGTCTATACCTGCCAGCTCGCCGCCAGTGAGCTGCAGCGCCTGCTCGGCGCCGACCCGGCCGCGACCATCAACCAATCACCTGTCCAGTGAGGTTCACATCATGAAAAAGAGTCATCTCATTATCGCCGCACTCATCCTCCTCGCCGCCGGTCTCGGCTGGGGGGTCGGCGCCCACTCCCCGGACCTGCACGCCGCAACGGAAACCGAAAGGGAGGAAGGCCATGCACAGGGCACCCCGGCCACGGCGGCGGAAGTCCGGGACGAGCATGCCGGGCATGACCATGCCCCGGCCACGGACGAGCATGCCGGCCACGACCACGGCGCTGCACCCGATGAACATGCCGGGCACGGCCATGGCGCCGCGCCCGAATCGGGCGAATACTGCGTCGAGCACCGGATGCCTGAGGCGGTGGATGTCCTCTGCAATCCGCCGCTGATGGCCAGCCTCCTCCCCGGTGAGGGGGTGCTGATGCGTCTCGCCACCCCGGAGGCGGCGGAGCGTGCCGGCATCCTGATTGCTGCGGCAGAGCCGGCGCAGCTGGCGGCCGGCCAGGCCGTCCCGGCGCGGGTACTCTACAACCGCTCGCGGCTCGCCGAGGTGATGGCCCTCTCCGGCGGTGTGGTGCGCCGCCTCGCCGTCGAGCCCGGGCAGCGCGTTACCCGCGGCGGGCTGCTGGCGGAGATCGACTCGCCGGCAGTGGCGACGGCCCGGGCCGACTACCGGGCCGCGCTCGGGCGGCTGGAGCTGGCCGAGGCCAACGTCCGCCGCGAGCAGGAGCTGGTCGAGCGCGGCGTCAGCGCCCGCCGCGAACTGGAGCAGGCCCTGGCCGATCAGCAGGCAAGCCGGGCCGCGACCGAACAGCTGCGCGAGCAGCTGCAGGCCTTTGACGCCACAGAGGGGACCGACACCGGCTCGCGTCTGGCGCTGCGCTCGCCGCTGGCCGGCACCGTGGTCGCCCGTCACGTCGTCCTCGGCCAGACCCTGGCGCCGGAGACCCTGCTCTTCACCGTCGCCGACCTCTCCACCCTCTGGCTGGAGTTGCAGCTCAGTCCGGCCCAGCTGCAGCTCGCCCGCGTCGGCGCGGCGATCGAGGCCGAATTCGATGATCTCCCCGGCCGGCGCTTTGCCGCGAGAATCACCCAGGTGGCGAGCGGCCTCGACCCGCAGACCCGTCTGTTGCGGGTGGTCGCCGAGGTCGCCAATCCCGATGGCACCCTCAAGGATGGCCTCTTCGGCCAGGCCTTTTTGGCCGGCGCGGAAACGGTGGCTGGTGGCCCTGCGATGGTGGCAGTTCCGGCCGCCGCAGTGCAGTCGATCGACGGCAAGGCCTATGTTTTCGTCGCCCGGGAGAAGGACCTCTTCGAAGTGCGCCGGGTGGCGGCCGGGCCGCGGCGCGGCGACGACGTCCTGCTCGCCGCCGGCGTCCAGGCCGGCGAGCGGGTCGCGGCCAGCCAGGGGTTCGCCCTCAAGTCGGAATTGCTCAAATCGCGCCTCGGCGCATCCTGCGCGGACCACTAGGGAGCTGCCATGTTTGAACGTCTGATCGAATTCACCCTGAAGAACCGCCTGCTGGTGGTTCTCCTCTTCGTCATCACCGGTGCTGTCGGCGCCTGGACCCTGGCACGGCTGCCGGTCGACGCCTTCCCGGACACCACCCCGGTGCAGGTGCAGATCAACACCATCGCCCCGGCCCTCGGTCCGGAGGAGATCGAACGGCAGCTCACCATGCCGGTGGAACTGGCCGTCTCCGGCCTGCCGCACCTGACCAGCGTCCGCTCGATCTCCAAGTTCGGCCTCTCCCAGGTCGTCGTCACCTTCAGCGACGACATGCCGATCTACGACTCGCGCCAGCTGGTGATGGAACGCCTCGCCAACGTCGGCCTCCCCGACGGCATCGACCGCCCCGAGCTGGGACCGATCTCCACCGGACTGGGGGAGGTCTTTCACTACGTGCTGCGCTCCAGCGATCCGAAACGAACCCTCGCCGAGCTGCGCACCCTGCACGACTGGGTGGTCAAGCCGGAGCTGCGCAAGGTCGCCGGGGTCGCCGAGATCAACTCCTGGGGGGGCCTCGAACGCCAGTACCACGTCATCGTTGTTCCCGAGCGGCTGATCAAGTACGGGCTGGTGCTGGGCGATCTGCGCCAGGCGCTGGAGGAGAACAACGCCAACGTCGGCGGCGGCCAGGTGATCACCGCCGGCCAGGCGCTGCTGGTTCACGGCATCGGCCGGGTCAGCAGCCTCGACCAGCTCGGCAATATCGTCGTCGCCACCCATGACGGGATTCCGGTGCGGGTTCGCGACCTCGCCGAGGTGCGCATCGGCCACGAGCTGCGCCGCGGCGCCGTCTCCTACCAGGGGGAGGGCGAGGTGGTCATGGGCCTCGGCTTCATGCTGATGGGGGAGAACAGTCGCGAGGTGACGACGGCGCTGAAGGCCCGCCTCGACACGGTGCGCAAGGCGCTGCCGGCGGATGTGGTGCTGGAGACGGTCTACGACCGCACCGAGCTGATCGACCAGGTCATCGCCACCGTCGAGCACAACCTGATCGCCGGGGCGATCCTCGTCATCGTCATCCTCTTTCTGCTCCTCGGCAACGTCCGCGCCGGGCTGCTGGTGGCGACGGCCATCCCGATTTCGATGCTCTTCGCCGGCCTCGGGATGTGGCAGCTCGGCATCGCCGCCAGCCTCCTCTCCCTCGGCGCCATGGACTTCGGCATCCTGGTCGATGGCTCGGTGGTCATGACCGAGGCCAATCTGCGCCGCCTTACCGAACGGCAATTGCAGCTCGGCCGCGAGCTGACTGCCGCCGAGCGCATGAGCTGCATCCTCGCCTCCAGTCGCGAGGTGGCGCGACCGATCGCCTTCGGTATGGGGATCATCGTGCTGGTCTTTCTGCCGGTGCTGACCCTGCAGGGGATCGAGGGGAAGATGTTCCGGCCGATGGCCTGGACCTTTATCTTTGCCCTGCTCGGCGCGCTGCTGGTGGCGATCTTCCTCGCCCCGATCCTCTCCTACCAGTTCCTGCCGCAGCGGCTCAGCGAAAAGGAGGGGCGGGCCGAAAACTGGCTCGGGCGCCTCTACCTGCCGGCCCTGCGCTGGGTCCTGCGTCGTCGCCTGCTGACCCTCGGCGTCGCCCTCGCCCTGGTGCTGGCGACCGGGGCCCTCGCCCCGCGCCTCGGCGGCGAGTTCCTGCCGCGCATGGGGGAAGGGGCTTTGGTGGCGAGCATCGTCCGGCTCGCCGGCGTCTCGGTCGAGGAATCGGTCGCCTACAACACCCGGCTCGAGGCGATGATTCGCGAAAAGTTCCCGGACGAGGTACACCACGTCTGGAGCCGGCTCGGCAGCGCCGAGGTCGCCACCGACCCGATGGGGACCGAGCTGACCGACATCTTCATGACCCTCTACCCGCGCGAACAGTGGACCCGCGCCTCCACCCAGGGGGAACTGGCCGCCGCCGTGCAGCAGGAGATGGCAGGGCTGCCGGGAATCCGGGTGGTTTTGACGCAACCGATCGAACTGCGGGTCAACGAGATGCTGTCGGGGATTCGCGGCGATGTCGGCATCAAGATTTACGGCGAAGATTTCACCGAGCTGGTCCGGCTCGGTGAACAGGTCGAACAGCTGCTGCATGGGGTTCCGGGGGTCGGCGAGGTGTCGGCGGAACAGATCACCGGGCAACCGACCCTGCAGGTCAAGGTCGACCAGGAGCGGCTCGCCCGCAACGGGGTCACCGTCCGCGAGGTGCTGAGCATGGTCGAGGCGGTCGGCACCCCCCGGGTCGGCACGATCTACGAGGGGGAGCGCTCCTTCCCGCTGGTGCTGCGGCTTCCCGAGGCCCAGCGGCGGGATCCCGCCGCACTCGCCGCGACCCTGGTGCCGACCCGCGGCGGCGCGATCCTGCCGCTGCAGGCGCTGGCCGAGGTCAGCGAAGAAGAGCGCCCCTCGACCATCAACCGCGAATGGGGACGGCGCCTGCTCAAGGTCTCGATCAGCGTTACCGGCCGCGACGTCGCCTCCTTTGTCGACGAGGCGCGCACGCTGGTCGAGCGCGACCTCAAGCTGCCGCCCGGCTATTTTGTCGAGTGGGGGGGGCAGTTCGAGAACCTGGAGCGGTCGCAACAGCGCCTCGCCCTGGTGGTGCCGCTGACGCTGCTGCTAATCTTCGTGCTTCTCTGGTTCAGTCTCAAGCGGCTGCGGGACGTGCTGATCATCTACACCGGCATTCCGCTGGCGGCGGTCGGCGGCGTCTGCGCCCTCTGGCTGCGCGGCATCCCCTTCAGCGTCAGCGCCGCCGTTGGCTTCATCGCCCTCGCCGGCATCGCCGTCCTCAACGGCCAGGTCATGATCGCCGCCATCCGCACCTTCCTGGAGAACGGTTCCTCCCTGGTCGAGGCCGTCAGCGCCGGCGCCCGGCAACGGTTGCTGCCGGTGGTGGCAACCGCCGTCGTCGACGCCGCCGGTTTTTTGCCGATGGCGCTCTCGAGCGGGGTCGGCGCCGAGGTGCAGCGTCCACTCGCCACGGTGGTCATCGGCGGGGTGCTGACCTCGACACTCCTGACGCTGCTGGTCCTGCCGACCTTGTATGTGGTGGCGGCAGGGCGAAGCGCCCGGAAGGGGGGGACGGGGGCGCCATAACAGGCCGCCCCAGAAGCAACCTTAAACGGCAAGCGGGCGCCACTCTTCGGAAAGGCGCCCGCTTGCCGTTCTTTTTTCTGCCGACCGGGGGACGAGCTACTTTCCCCCGATCTGCGCCATTGCCTTGGCGATGTCGACCTGCTTGGCCCAGGCTTCGACGACTGCTGCCGGGCCATTGAACTCGATCACCAGGTTGCGAACGGTGGTCTTCCCCTCCACCCCCGGATCGGGATCGTCGTAAAGGCGAATCTCCGAGAGGGTCTCGGTCTGCTTGAGATGGACCGGATCGCAGAAGATGCGTACCCTCAGCTTCTCCTCGTCGCGCCCGGAGCGCTCCTTGAGGGCGATCACTCCCGGGCGTTCGAAGACCACCCCGTCGGGGTCGATGGTGGCGCCGGTCGCCTGGTTGAACTCGATATTGACAGCAACCGGCTCACGGCGGGCGTCCTCGGCGGCGAGCTGGGCCTGGCCGGCCTTCTGCATCATTTCCTGGGTCAGGGTCGCCAGCGCCTGGTAATCGCCGGACGCCTGCGCTTCGAGGATCTTGCGGCGGTATTCCTCCTCTATTTCCTTCTCCGAACGTTTCGACTGCTTTTCGGCGCCGCCGTCGAAGCGCAGGTCGGCCCCGGCGCTGACGGCATGGAAGGCCCCCGACGTCATGGTCGAGATACTGGTCGGCAAGCTGAAGTTCTCCTCGGCCCTGACATAGCCCTGGGGAGCGCCGATGGCCTCGATGACCGCGACCAGCTTGCGCTTGACGGTTGTGACCTCCGCCCGGTTGAGGGGCTGATCAGCGGCAATGGCCCCGTCGAGGGGGAGTAGCAGCAGGAGCAGCGGCATAAAAAAGCGTATCAGGGCAACCATAAGGCAATCCTCCTCTGAAACACCACATCCGGCCGGGACGGTCGAACCGCCGCGCCACCGCGGCGGCAGAAGGCCGTCAACGCCAGGGATACCAGCCGGGATCAGGACTTCATACTACTCGAGGTCAACACAAAATCAAGGGAACCCCGGGATCAGGGGAGCAGCACCGTCGAACCAGTGGTCTTGCGTTCTTCGAGATCGCGCTGGGCCCGGGCGGCTTCGCGCAACGGGTAGGTCTGGTTGACCTCGATCCTGACGGCTCCATTTTCCACCACGTTAAAAAGCTCGGCGGCGCTGGCGAGGAGGTCCTCCCGTTTGGCGGTGTAGGCCATCAGCGACGGCCGCGTCAGAAAGAGCGAGCCCTTGGCGGCGAGGAGACCCGGGTTGAACGATTCGACCGGTCCGGAAGCCTGGCCGAAGCTGACCAGCATGCCGAGGGGGCGCAGACAGTCGAGGGATTTGAGGAAGGTGTCGCGGCCGATCGAATCGTAAACCACTGCCACCCCTTCGCCGCCGGTGAGCTCGCGAGTGCGGGCGACAAAATCTTCCTCCCGATAAAGTATCGGATAATGACAGCCGTGGTCCCGGGCAAGCTCGGCCTTTTCGGGACTGCCGACGGTACCGATCACCGTGGCGCCGAGATAGCGGGCCCACTGACAGACGATCAGCCCGACGCCGCCGGCGGCGGCGTGGACCAGGATCGGGTCGCCGGGGCCGACGCGAAAGGTGCGTCGCAGCAGGTACTGGGCGGTCATCCCCTGCAGCATCATCGCCGCGGCGCGCTGGTCGTCGAGCCAGTCGGGGAGCTTGACCAGGCGGTGGGCCGGGATCAGGCGTTCTTCGGCATAGGCCCCCGGGGGGCCGCCGGCGTAGGCGACACGGTCGCCGGGAGCGAGGTCGCCGACCCCGTCTCCGACCGCCAGGACCACGCCGGCCCCTTCCAGTCCCGGGGTAACGGGAAGCGTCAGCGGGTAGAGGCCGGTCCGGTGGTAGATATCGATGAAGTTCAACCCGACGGCCGTATGGCGCAGATGGACCTCCCCCGGACCGGGCGGAGCGAGCGAAACATCTTCCCAGCGCAGCACCTCGGGCCCGCCAGCCTGGTAAAACCGGACAGCCTTTGTCATCTGGTCACCTCCGTGTGGATTTTTCCTGTTCAACGTTAACAGCCGGCGACAATCCGTCAAGACTCTGACCTGCTGCTTCAACAGATTGGAAACATCGTTGTACATCCATTGACAAGCCTGACATTCCAAGCAATAGTTTTAATCTGGGTTGTCCATCAATCCATCCCAGAATGTCTGCGACAACGGGCACCTGGGCCCTCTCAAACAGTTCACCAGCCAAGGAGGAGAACGGATGAAAAGAGCACGGTTCTTGAAATTCACCATCGGGTTGCTGGCATGTGGCACTCTGCTGGGAGTCACCGCCTGCAACCAACAGCAGGCGACCAAGACTGCGGCCGAGCAGGCGCCCAAGAAAGTCATCGAATGGAAACTGGCGCAAACCTGGGGGAGCGGCTTCCCGATCTTTGGCGACGCGGTCGAGAAAATGGCGGCGCTGGTCAAGGAGATGTCGAACGGCGAGATGATCATCCGCATCGACACTGCCAACAAGCACAAGTCCCCCTTCGGCATCCTTGACATGGTCAAGGAGGGGCAATATGAAATGGGTCACTCGGCTTCCTACTACTGGAAAGGCAAGGACATCAGCACCATGCCTTTCACCACCATGCCCTTCGGCATGATCGCCCCGGAGCAGTATGCCTGGTTCTACTATGGCGGCGGCATGGACCTGATGAAAAAGGTCTAC is a window encoding:
- a CDS encoding efflux RND transporter periplasmic adaptor subunit, with the protein product MKKSHLIIAALILLAAGLGWGVGAHSPDLHAATETEREEGHAQGTPATAAEVRDEHAGHDHAPATDEHAGHDHGAAPDEHAGHGHGAAPESGEYCVEHRMPEAVDVLCNPPLMASLLPGEGVLMRLATPEAAERAGILIAAAEPAQLAAGQAVPARVLYNRSRLAEVMALSGGVVRRLAVEPGQRVTRGGLLAEIDSPAVATARADYRAALGRLELAEANVRREQELVERGVSARRELEQALADQQASRAATEQLREQLQAFDATEGTDTGSRLALRSPLAGTVVARHVVLGQTLAPETLLFTVADLSTLWLELQLSPAQLQLARVGAAIEAEFDDLPGRRFAARITQVASGLDPQTRLLRVVAEVANPDGTLKDGLFGQAFLAGAETVAGGPAMVAVPAAAVQSIDGKAYVFVAREKDLFEVRRVAAGPRRGDDVLLAAGVQAGERVAASQGFALKSELLKSRLGASCADH
- a CDS encoding efflux RND transporter permease subunit; translated protein: MFERLIEFTLKNRLLVVLLFVITGAVGAWTLARLPVDAFPDTTPVQVQINTIAPALGPEEIERQLTMPVELAVSGLPHLTSVRSISKFGLSQVVVTFSDDMPIYDSRQLVMERLANVGLPDGIDRPELGPISTGLGEVFHYVLRSSDPKRTLAELRTLHDWVVKPELRKVAGVAEINSWGGLERQYHVIVVPERLIKYGLVLGDLRQALEENNANVGGGQVITAGQALLVHGIGRVSSLDQLGNIVVATHDGIPVRVRDLAEVRIGHELRRGAVSYQGEGEVVMGLGFMLMGENSREVTTALKARLDTVRKALPADVVLETVYDRTELIDQVIATVEHNLIAGAILVIVILFLLLGNVRAGLLVATAIPISMLFAGLGMWQLGIAASLLSLGAMDFGILVDGSVVMTEANLRRLTERQLQLGRELTAAERMSCILASSREVARPIAFGMGIIVLVFLPVLTLQGIEGKMFRPMAWTFIFALLGALLVAIFLAPILSYQFLPQRLSEKEGRAENWLGRLYLPALRWVLRRRLLTLGVALALVLATGALAPRLGGEFLPRMGEGALVASIVRLAGVSVEESVAYNTRLEAMIREKFPDEVHHVWSRLGSAEVATDPMGTELTDIFMTLYPREQWTRASTQGELAAAVQQEMAGLPGIRVVLTQPIELRVNEMLSGIRGDVGIKIYGEDFTELVRLGEQVEQLLHGVPGVGEVSAEQITGQPTLQVKVDQERLARNGVTVREVLSMVEAVGTPRVGTIYEGERSFPLVLRLPEAQRRDPAALAATLVPTRGGAILPLQALAEVSEEERPSTINREWGRRLLKVSISVTGRDVASFVDEARTLVERDLKLPPGYFVEWGGQFENLERSQQRLALVVPLTLLLIFVLLWFSLKRLRDVLIIYTGIPLAAVGGVCALWLRGIPFSVSAAVGFIALAGIAVLNGQVMIAAIRTFLENGSSLVEAVSAGARQRLLPVVATAVVDAAGFLPMALSSGVGAEVQRPLATVVIGGVLTSTLLTLLVLPTLYVVAAGRSARKGGTGAP
- a CDS encoding quinone oxidoreductase family protein: MTKAVRFYQAGGPEVLRWEDVSLAPPGPGEVHLRHTAVGLNFIDIYHRTGLYPLTLPVTPGLEGAGVVLAVGDGVGDLAPGDRVAYAGGPPGAYAEERLIPAHRLVKLPDWLDDQRAAAMMLQGMTAQYLLRRTFRVGPGDPILVHAAAGGVGLIVCQWARYLGATVIGTVGSPEKAELARDHGCHYPILYREEDFVARTRELTGGEGVAVVYDSIGRDTFLKSLDCLRPLGMLVSFGQASGPVESFNPGLLAAKGSLFLTRPSLMAYTAKREDLLASAAELFNVVENGAVRIEVNQTYPLREAARAQRDLEERKTTGSTVLLP